One window of the Babesia microti strain RI chromosome IV, complete genome genome contains the following:
- a CDS encoding hypothetical protein (overlaps_old_locusTagID:BBM_III05210), giving the protein MALCGLLEQNDRGAWQLKLIELGDANRILSGKSFNCEVHDVIDVTLDHLINESREVQRLYYWANSSGSAMLLDINKLADNIANDLLIESRANMMELFNINAWRVLLDIITSNVGSLVRNNFSSNNNTRTDSWIFTVQNLQMALLTPEIYGSKVDPGHVLSRIQSCLRIMIKNYGEVSTDHDMLAQLDSYIRYCTKNVELVGQVDNFALFTQVCSKTAQLLSIEKLNAYESRQNEYKVPGCFQSLSYKIFSPSFKHLTDRNVAAVLLLSHLLGAYTVRECCMRYISLFLANELRQVIFKTVDECDADVVRSISYIPKSLHQYMLQLVSTRSTEISDTSDI; this is encoded by the exons ATGGCCCTGTGTGGATTATTGGAACAGAATGATAGAGGTGCGTGGCAATTGAAGCTAATTGAACTGGGCGATGCAAACAGGATTCTTTCAGgaaaatcattcaattgCGAAGTACACGATGTAATTGACGTTACGCTGGACCATTTGATTAACGAGTCGCGCGAGGTGCAGCGGTTGTACTACTGGGCAAATTCTAGCGGCTCTGCTATGCTGCTGGACATTAACAAATTGGCGGATAATATAgcaaatgatttattgatt GAATCTCGGGCTAATATGATGGAACTATTCAACATCAATGCCTGGAGAGTCTTACTGGACATAATTACCAGTAACGTAGGCAGTTTAGTACGCAACAATTTTAGCAGTAACAACAACACTAGAACAGATTCCTGGATCTTCACtgtacaaaatttacaaatggCGTTATTGACACCAGAAATATACGGCTCTAAAGTAGACCCTGGGCACGTTTTGAGTAGGATTCAAAGTTGTTTGAGGATTATGATAAAGAATTATGGCGAAGTATCCACTGATCACGATATGTTGGCACAATTGGATAGTTATATAAGATACTGCACCAAAAATGTGGAATTAGTTGGCCAGGTTGATAACTTTGCACTGTTCACTCAAGTCTGCTCAAAAACTGCGCAACTACTCTCTATTGAAAAACTGAATGCCTATGAGTCGCGGCAAAATGAATATAAG GTTCCTGGGTGTTTTCAGTCCCTTtcttataaaattttcagcCCCTCGTTCAAACACCTCACTGATCGGAATGTGGCAGCGGTGTTACTACTCTCTCATTTATTAG GCGCCTACACCGTACGGGAGTGTTGTATGCGATATATTTCGCTGTTCCTTGCAAACGAATTACGCCAGGTCATATTTAAGACAGTTGATGAGTGCGATGCCGATGTTGTGCGGAGTATTTCATATATACCAAAGTCGTTACACCAATACATGTTACAATTGGTATCTACTAGATCAACTGAAATTAGTGATACTAGTGATATTTGA
- a CDS encoding hypothetical protein (overlaps_old_locusTagID:BBM_III05215), whose translation MDKRFSEMPPDTASLYSGILAKISALTNPAKQSQSSTPTTSGSNLDCSCLSPLTREYLEVHKDKMTNWTQQNLLDMSNREFPELEIAQRLRLMDTSKIAVETMYNLVSKFIYPPSPLLKMMLFQFKDPSLPHNRLAVFYLFNHLVQMHSDSLWKYPTESGTIVRTGLDVFLLPSLQFAAAIGCEHMNSYIKCIKIWQSRSVYSAKTCSYMLGIVSKGGVNPSSVIVEYSEKGAHSHVALKLDKIAPLALALSMPSIAGAQKAAMLALQNEGIDVENIDDIDTVDKDLSNAVALYRTCCATIGQEIILSNSGLIELAGLVMDESKAIEGLKGDAKRVEAMIAQTEEGHL comes from the coding sequence ATGGACAAACGGTTTAGTGAGATGCCACCAGACACGGCGTCACTATACTCTGGAATACTGGCCAAAATATCTGCTCTCACTAACCCGGCTAAACAATCCCAGAGCTCAACCCCTACCACTAGTGGAAGCAATTTAGACTGTTCATGTCTATCGCCTCTAACACGGGAATATTTGGAGGTACATAAGGATAAGATGACAAATTGGACTCAACAGAATTTGCTTGACATGTCAAATAGGGAGTTCCCGGAGCTGGAAATTGCACAGCGACTGCGGCTTATGGACACCAGCAAGATTGCCGTGGAGACAATGTACAATTTGGTTAGCAAGTTCATTTACCCCCCGAGCCCACTGCTAAAAATGATGCTTTTCCAATTCAAAGATCCATCACTACCGCATAATCGACTAGCTGTGttttatttattcaatCACCTAGTGCAAATGCATTCTGATTCGCTGTGGAAGTATCCCACCGAATCTGGTACAATCGTCCGTACTGGTTTGGATGTATTCCTGTTACCATCGCTACAATTCGCCGCAGCCATTGGATGTGAACACATGAATAGTTAcataaaatgtataaagATATGGCAATCACGTAGTGTATATTCTGCAAAGACTTGTTCATACATGTTGGGAATAGTGTCTAAAGGTGGAGTAAATCCATCTTCTGTGATTGTAGAGTACAGTGAAAAGGGTGCTCATTCACATGTGGCACTTAAACTAGATAAAATAGCACCTCTTGCACTGGCACTATCCATGCCCAGCATAGCGGGTGCTCAGAAAGCGGCCATGCTAGCTTTACAAAATGAAGGCATTGACGTTGAAAACAtagatgatattgatactGTGGACAAGGACCTGAGCAATGCCGTCGCCCTGTATAGGACATGCTGCGCAACAATTGGACAGGAGATCATCCTTTCTAATAGCGGACTGATTGAGTTGGCTGGACTTGTGATGGATGAGTCCAAGGCAATAGAGGGGCTAAAGGGCGATGCCAAACGGGTTGAAGCCATGATTGCTCAAACTGAGGAGGGACATCTATGA
- a CDS encoding conserved Plasmodium protein, unknown function (overlaps_old_locusTagID:BBM_III05220), with protein sequence MLSSGEGKPFDIFRISISDLFQTVEYLLTTYTDTSKYANRFYRNALVISNTDFDLLEKWKCREDSKIEPHKVESFYRNLILIVERFATDGIDDIEEDDPIVMIFKGLIYLSILSRYYDFGITCMRVISYHYKSSNYRHREFAKIAMRNTFPSIFKRFVFVTNPPKINPQLPSKTLSIQSTTSDVVRPKKSNGIGCRINNAEVFNFGRKKFDSVIRFFACKSSKSLQYTKTPRRVSIRHQLDVEINDACLAYITSLATINSDISEFLNDSVIVTTKILHHTPWSLEALKLTRMACKSEDNTIKCISYGLNVFMNTLTFNYKKEPPDKVISFSFILSIISSFLAVKHRLLCYESVQLDNIIYNSDFYVKILFDGIRSIIGFHHPTTEIQCHHVFLCVEMMKCLYLIFKTNHEILLECCYTFHIVDILLVALKETEAQPEILGTSAEGIAIVLGYEDTRNEFIAYVSKETSYFVPLLSYFKMKWEQYHNSLAEIAKLFNLFLILSNEGDPIAKDINHQLEINGRDECLLYGVEIGGEIGLECIKCLSLCKTYTIDTIISLRNVMGMKTFFDDASLEMIGYIIKILTKVVSGCDVELPEGEIAEILEAILLILTTSLLLEEKLCVKNAMFARSCAAQFIVTLGYTKTGKELLRESCAKICHVLFLEQENCPFNHIDLPVERICDGVSTPLMVLDMVTFVGDTPREVIKPNVKQAFRVVSALADYCQHLSGNGPSHENKLSEPESLKNILKNCIDCEQDFFQPINELEPIYTGSSSVSDKDKREMPTSNAEGLTSNASEFVEYDLLEKLLDYLSKGRDLKNYGVTDKSSSEYFVGLLKGDKITFEREEKPKLPLLGDWFVKNARGDICTGKDLDKAVTENDTSMLTLCKISYASACGITLANYQKESELTEDGGNNTNKILPTNLVWSNCYLKKLNPCFIAAAYLRCLYGLLHSNAANNKYVCDKFKQPAFVRKIIIIITNIPLLECNLYSKFFAVTQKALSFEPLQHVESMDMAVVYDIVSGTCNKAISTILPYLSAGPNVLFDLKMSNLLVFVEQLMKLLYLLVTQTPYIKFSDKFTVQQWCVEKCLTRFITTQTLEFIHLILNQILTLETGSFRGTFVAHYYDAVTSKSIEGFCLKILQGIMCTCPSTRRFEALYHILEAKESGSIVYRQTLIDELVISSYYERYRIAYQGYIAEVEHVPEAVTTVSKVICKIHSDKIPFTERLLLLSTHNIHILELPKPQHFDDLDHVKLDIKHALKGKYILKKLSEIIIYESLTENVSIQSTQSTSTYDNENDALNLTCKIVPTSLCYMRLKVDCDVVELIFTKSADYHNLLAKLSHVKPTITKLPEALLKSINITTLQCDKFDKVLSLGWEQLSVYSFDWQKGEESAPETHEFGMLEKVTFGENLTVLVKFKDSKEKSLTFLSDSSLQSFKRALAQALYNLENSGKWKRTIDFH encoded by the exons ATGCTGTCTTCAGGGGAGGGAAAACCTTTCGATATTTTCAGAATATCCATATCCGATCTCTTCCAAACGGTCGAATATCTCCTTACCACTTATACAGACACTTCTAAATATGCCAACCGATTTTACCGCAACGCGCTAGTG ATATCAAACACTGATTTTGATCTCTTAGAAAAGTGGAAATGTAGAGAGGATTCGAAAATTGAA CCACACAAGGTGGAGTCTTTTTATCGTAATTTGATTCTAATTGTCGAACGCTTTGCCACGGATGGcattgatgatattgaagAAGATGATCCTATAGTTATGATTTTCAAGGGTTTGATATACCTATCCATTCTGTCTAGGTACTATGACTTTGGTATAACCTGCATGAGGGTTATTTCTTATCACTATAAAAGCAGCAATTATAGGCATCGTGaatttgctaaaattgCCATGAGAAACACCTTCCCTTCCATCTTCAAAAGGTTTGTTTTTGTTACCAACCCCCCCAAAATAAATCCTCAATTGCCATCCAAAACACTTAGCATTCAAAGTACAACATCAGACGTTGTGCGcccaaaaaaatcaaatggTATTGGTTGCAGAATTAATAATGCTGAGGTTTTCAACTTTGGAAGGAAGAAATTTGATTCAGttattagattttttgCATGCAAGTCCTCAAAGTCATTGCAATACACCAAAACGCCCCGTCGTGTATCAATCAGGCATCAATTG GATGTGGAGATAAATGATGCATGTTTAGCATACATAACTTCCTTGGCTACCATAAATTCGGATATTTCGgaatttttgaatgattCCGTAATTGTAACTACAAAAATACTACATCACACTCCTTGGTCATTAGAAGCATTAAAACTCACTAGAATGGCATGCAAATCGGAAGATAACACTATAAAGTGTATATCATATGGGCTTAATGTG TTCATGAATACGCTAACATTTAACTATAAGAAGGAGCCCCCGGATAAAGTAATCTCATTCTCTTTCATCTTATCGATTATAAG CTCATTTTTGGCTGTGAAGCATAGATTGTTGTGTTATGAGAGTGTTCAATTGGACAATATCATATACAATAGTGATTTCTACgtgaaaatattgtttgatGGAATTCGCAGTATTATTGGTTTCCATCATCCCACAACTGAGATACAATGCCATCAT GTATTCCTATGTGTGGAGATGATGAAATgtctatatttaatattcaAAACGAACCATGAAATACTCCTCGAGTGTTGCTACACATTTCACATTGTGGACATTCTTTTAGTGGCGTTAAAGGAAACAGAGGCTCAGCCAGAAATACTCGGTACTTCTGCCGAAGGGATTGCTATTGTTCTGGGTTATGAGGATACCAGGAATGAATTCATTGCATATGTTTCTAAGGAGACTTCATACTTTGTACCATTACTctcatattttaaaatgaaatGGGAACAATACCACAATTCACTCGCAGAAATTGCTAaactttttaatttatttctaaTACTTAGCAATGAAGGGGATCCTATAGCTAAGGATATCAATCATCAATTGGAAATTAATGGACGAGATGAATGCTTGTTATATGGCGTTGAAATAGGTGGTGAAATTGGATTAGAATGCATAAAATGCTTATCCCTGTGTAAAACATACACGATTGACACTATTATTAGTCTCAGAAATGTTATGGGCATGAAAACATTTTTCGATGACGCGTCCCTGGAGATGATAGGGTACATAATTAAGATATTGACAAAAGTTGTATCTGGATGTGATGTTGAGCTACCAGAAGGGGAAATTGCGGAAATTTTGGAGGCAATTCTACTGATCTTGACCACAAGCTTGCTTTTGGAGGAAAAATTATGCGT TAAAAATGCCATGTTTGCCAGAAGTTGTGCTGCCCAATTCATAGTAACTCTTGGGTACACCAAAACTGGAAAAGAGCTACTCCGTGAATCCTGCGCCAAAATATGTCATGTACTGTTTTTAGAACAAGAAAACTGTCCGTTCAACCATATAGATTTGCCTGTGGAACGCATTTGTGATGGGGTTTCAACGCCGTTGATGGTATTGGATATGGTTACTTTTGTTGGTGACACTCCCAGGGAAGTTATCAAACCTAACGTCAAGCAGGCCTTTCGTGTAGTGTCTGCACTGGCTGATTATTGTCAACACTTGTCTGGCAACGGTCCGTCACATGAAAATAAGTTATCAGAGCCAGAATCGCTTaagaatattttaaaaaactGCATTGACTGTGAGCAGGATTTCTTCCAACCCATAAACGAACTAGAACCAATCTACACTGGTTCCTCCAGTGTTAGTGATAAGGATAAAAGGGAAATGCCAACAAGCAACGCCGAAGGCCTAACCTCCAATGCCAGTGAATTCGTAGAGTACGACCTACTTGAAAAGTTGCTAGATTACTTGTCAAAAGGACGAGATCTAAAAAATTACGGTGTAACAGATAAGTCCAGTTCGGAGTACTTTGTTGGATTGTTGAAGGGAGATAAAATAACTTTTGAGAGGGAAGAGAAACCTAAATTGCCACTCCTTGGCGATTGGTTCGTAAAAAATGCCCGTGGCGATATATGCACTGGCAAGGATCTAGACAAGGCTGTTACAGAGAACGATACATCTATGCTAACCTTGTGCAAGATTTCATATGCCTCTGCCTGCGGAATAACATTGGCAAACTATCAGAAAGAGTCGGAACTAACGGAAGATGGTGGCAATAACACgaacaaaatattaccaACAAATCTTGTCTGGTCAAATTGCTACCTTAAAAAGCTGAACCCTTGTTTTATCGCTGCCGCCTATCTACGCTGTTTATACGGACTGCTGCATAGTAACGCTgccaataataaatatgtttgtgacaaatttaaacaacCGGCATTCGTACGCAAgataatcattataataacaaatataccTTTGTTGGAGTGTAATTTGTATTCCAAGTTCTTCGCAGTGACCCAAAAGGCGTTGTCATTTGAACCTTTGCAGCAC gTTGAATCGATGGATATGGCTGTTGTGTATGATATAGTCTCGGGTACATGTAATAAGGcaatttcaacaattttaccatATTTATCTGCTGGGCCTAACGTATTGTTCGACCTTAAGATGTCAAATTTGCTTGTGTTTGTAGAACagttgatgaaattattatatttgttggtAACCCAGACTccatatatcaaattttccGACAAATTCACCGTTCAGCAATGGTGCGTTGAAAAGTGTCTGACTAGATTTATCACTACACAAACTCTGGAATTTATTCACTTAATACTTAACCAAATTCTCACATTGGAGACTGGATCTTTCCGCGGTACGTTTGTGGCGCATTATTACGATGCGGTGACTAGTAAGAGCATTGAGGGCTTCTGTTTGAAGATTTTGCAGGGTATTATGTGTACTTGTCCGTCCACAAGGCGTTTTGAGGCTctttatcatatattagAG GCCAAGGAATCAGGTTCTATAGTGTACCGTCAAACTTTGATCGATGAATTGGTGATCAGCTCATATTATGAAAGATATCGAATTGCATATCAGGGATACATTGCGGAAGTTGAACATGTCCCAGAGGCCGTTACAACCGTTTCCAAAGTCATCTGCAAGATACACTCTGATAAGATCCCTTTTACCGAGCGTCTGCTCCTCCTTTCTACGCACAACATCCACATACTCGAACTTCCCAAGCCACAACATTTCGATGACTTGGACCACGTTAAGTTAGATATCAAACACGCACTAAAGGGGAAATATATActgaaaaaattgtctgaaattatcatatacGAATCTCTAACCGAAAATGTGTCTATCCAAAGTACTCAATCCACTAGCACTTATGACAACGAAAACGATGCTCTAAATTTGACTTGTAAGATAGTTCCCACAAGTCTTTGTTATATGAGACTAAAGGTGGATTGTGATGTGGTTGAGCTAATTTTTACCAAATCGGCAGATTATCACAATCTATTGGCCAAGCTCTCTCATGTCAAACCAACTATAACTAAATTACCAGAGGCACTactaaaatcaattaacaTAACCACTTTACAGTGTGACAAGTTTGATAAAGTGTTGTCGTTGGGTTGGGAGCAATTATCAGTGTACTCGTTTGACTGGCAGAAGGGGGAGGAGTCAGCACCTGAAACACACGAATTTGGCATGTTAGAAAAGGTTACGTTTGGAGAAAATCTCACAGTTTTAGTAAAATTTAAAGATTCCAAAGAAAAATCACTTACTTTTTTGTCTGATTCTTCACTGCAATCGTTCAAACGAGCATTAGCACAGGCACTTTATAATCTCGAAAACTCAGG GAAATGGAAACGCACTATTGACTTCCACTAG